From the Penaeus vannamei isolate JL-2024 unplaced genomic scaffold, ASM4276789v1 unanchor633, whole genome shotgun sequence genome, one window contains:
- the LOC113819516 gene encoding uncharacterized protein produces the protein MDEEVKHRGQAALNNWRSASGVLRDKKVPLGLKGKFHRTVIRPVLLHGTERVNMKKTEEKRMEVAEMRMLRWMSGVTTEDRIRNEYIRESTKVVEKNVGRETEMVWTPTEKG, from the coding sequence ATGGATGAAGAAGTGAAGCATCGAGGACAAGCGGCGTTAAACAACTGGAGGTCTGCCTCTGGAGTCCTCCGTGACAAGAAAGTACCTCTAGGGCTGAAGGGAAAGTTTCATAGGACAGTTATTAGACCAGTTTTGTTGCACGGAACAGAAAGAGTAAATAtgaaaaagacagaggagaaaaggatggaggtaGCAGAAATGAGAATGTTGAGGTGGATGAGTGGGGTAACAACAGAGGATAGGATTAGGAATGAGTACATAAGAGAGTCGACAAAGGTAgtagaaaaaaatgtaggaaGGGAGACTGAGATGGTATGGACACCTACTGAGAAGGGATGA